GAAAAAATACAATCCCAAGCCATTGGCATCATTGGTAAGTAACAAGACTTTTACAGATGCCGAGATGCCAAGCTTGTTCATCAGTGTATTTACGGCTTTGTTACCAGTTTTGCTTTTGGCAGGTGCTTCTGCTTTGAAATATTTTGTGGGCGAAAACTTTGTAACGGAGTTTCTTGGAGACCCCATCATGGCAATGATCATAACGATTATAGTGGCCATTTTTACATTAGGCATATTCCGTGGGAAGAGCATGGAAGAAGTTTCCCAAACACTGCTAGAGGCTGTAAAAGATATCGCAATGATCTTACTAATTATTGCGGGGGCTGGAGCTCTTAAAGAAATCTTTGTGGTGACAGAAGTAAGCAGCTATATTGGAAATGCTTTAAAAACGCTTCCAATTTCACCTTATATACTAGCTTGGGGAATTGCTGCCATCATTAGAGTTTGCGTAGGATCGGCAACAGTTGCTGGGCTTACAAGTGCAGGAATTGTAGCTCCTTTGATCGTGCTTAGTGGAGCAGATCCAAACCTAATGGTTTTAGCCACGGGAGCTGGTAGTTTGATGTTTTCGCACGTAAACGACTCAGGGTTTTGGCTTTTCAAAGAATACTTTAACATGTCAGTAAAAGATACGCTTAAAACCTGGACCGTAATGGAAACGATCGTTTCGGTTGTTGGAATCATAGGCGTATTAATTTTGAATCAAATTATACATTAAGAAAATGACAGCAGACGAAAAATTTGAAGCTTTGGGACTAACTCTCCCTCCTGCACCGAAACCAAAAGGAGTTTACAAGCCGATCTTAGTTTTAGGCAAAGAGGCCTACGTATCTGGTCATGGGCCAGTACGAACAGACGGAACCCTTATCATGGGCAAAGTTGGAAGTGACCTAACAATTGAAGAAGGAAAACTTGCAGCTCAACAAGTAGGTTTGACAATACTTTCTACACTCAAAGCAAACCTTGGCTCACTTGATAAAATTGACCGAGTTGTAAAAATACTAGGTATGGTCAATGGTGCTCCTGATTTCGGCCAGCATCCTTTTGTGATTAATGGTTGTAGCGAGCTTTTTGCAGCTATCTGGGGGGAAGAAAAAGGAATTGGCGTGCGAAGTGCAGTAGGAATGGGAACACTGCCAGAGGACATTTCAGTAGAAATAGAGGTGTTATTTCACTTGAAGGGATAATTTTTAATTTCGAAGGAAAATGACTGCCTTGAGGAATTATGGAAGGGAGCGTCTTATTTATCAAAACCAATTGGAAGAGGGAAGTTTGAAGATGGAAGATTTTTGTTCTCCAATTTTAACTAGGAAACATTTTTGAAGATGGAAGTAAATGAAATTTCTAATTTGGCGTTAAAGCCCACCACCTGTCAAAAGTTGAGTCTGGGAGTAATGCAGAAAACAAAAACTTCGAGCCTTTGTGGCTTTGTGGCTCAAAGTATTATCAATTTTAAGCTTCGGGATGCTTGATCTTTAAGAACGCTTCCCAGTCATCTTTTTGTAGGCTTTTTAGTACTCTTGGGAATTTATGTTGACCGCCTTCTTTTCCTTTGGCTTTCATCCATTCGTAGAAGTACTCGTTGGGAACTGTTTTCACAAATACATTTTTAAGAGCATGCTGCCTCTCTACTGCGTAGTCATCGTTGAGATCATTTAGCTTGTTGTCCAAAAACAACATCACTTCTTTGTCGTCAACTTCTTTATTGGTTCCAATGTACCATTGGTGGGCAAAAAGCGGAGGATGTTTTATACCTGTTACGGTAAATTCTCTAACATCAATTTCAAACTCGGCAGCAACAGCATCAATCGCTCTGTTCATGTTATCAACAGAAAGGTGTTCGCCACACAGGCTCAAAAAGTGCTTCGTACGTCCAGTAATTACGATTTCTGCACGATCTAGGTTGGTAAATTTAATTGTATCACCAATCAAATACCTCCACGCTCCTGAACAAGTACTGATGAGTAAAGCGTATTCTTTATTTTCTTCCACTTCATCCACCATTAAGGTTTCAGGCGTGGCTCTCATATTACCATCTTCGTCAAAATTCTCCTGCGTAAACGGAATAAACTCAAAGAAAATACCATTATTTAGTACCAATTGTAAACCGCCATTTGGACGAACTTGATAGGCCAAAAAACCTTCAGAAGCCAAGTAAGTTTCTATATAAATGATGGGTTTACCCATTAGCTTATCAAAGCCTTTTCGGTAAGGCTCCAATGAAACCCCACCCCAACCAAAAGCCGTTAGGTTTGGCCAAATATCATGGATATTATCGACTTGATACCTTGCTATGATGCGTTCAAAAAGTAATTGCATCCAAGCTGGTACACCAGCAACAAATCCAATATCCCAGTTTCTAGCGTTTTCAGTAATTTCCTCTAGTTTTTTCTCCCAATTTTTCTCTTGTGCAATTTTGCGACCTGGCTTATAAAATCTACTAAACCAAAAAGGCAATTTGGATTGCGTAATTCCGCTAAGGTCTCCCTCATAGTGGGTCTCAAACTTATTCAAAAGTGTGCTACCTCCAAGCATCAAATAGCCTTTCTCAAATAGATTGGAAGGAAGGTTTTTATAATTCCCCAGTGATATAATTTGATTGATACTCGTACGCTGAATCGCCCTGTTCATTTCATTCGTAACAGGAATGGCTTTTGATGCAGCTTCCGATGTACCAGAACTCAAAGCAAAATGCTCGATCTTACCTGGCCAAGTCACGTCTTTTTCTCCGGCCCTACTTTTATGCCACCACTCTTCGTAAATCTTATTGTAATCGTATATTGGAACATTCTTTTTGTAGACCTCATAAAACGCTCTTTCCTCTCCAAAGAGTGCCTTGTTCGCCACTTCTTCGAAACCGTACTTTTGACCTATTTGGGTATTTCTAGCTTTGTTAGTAAGCTTTCTAAGCACTTTCTTTTGCCAAGCAAATGGTTTTGGTTTACGCAAGTTTTGAAGCGTGCTAGTTACTTTGATCCCACCTTTTAAAACGTTTCCTAGTACTGCCATTAATTAAGATTCCAGTTTGTCAATTCTTCCAATGCCTTGTAATTTGTCATGTCGTACATACAAGGCACAATTGCTGTATAATTATTTTCCATTGCCCACACATCTGTATCAGTTGCCTCGGGCTCTCTATTAATAAACGCACCACCCATCCAAAAATATGGTCTGCCGTAAGGATCTTTTCTGTTATCAAATTCCTCTTTCCAGAAACCTTCGTTCTGTCTACAAATCTTGATTCCTTTGATTGCTTCATCTTGCTTCTTAGGAAAATTCACATTCAATGCATTGTGCTTAGGAAGGCCATTCTTTAGAACGGTTTCGCAAATCAACTTGATATGAGCTTTTAAATGAGAAAAATCTGCATCGTAATGAAAATCATCCACAGAAAAACCAATGGCAGGAATACCTTCAATAGAAGCTTCTCTTGCCGCAGCCATTGTCCCAGAATAAACTACAGAGATACTGGCGTTCATACCATGATTAATACCACTTACTACTAAGTCGATTTGTCTATCTTTTAAGAAATGATGCTTCGCCATTTTTACACAATCTGCGGGAGTTCCGCTGCATTCGTAAGATTCAATATCATCTCCAAAAATCGGACTTTTCTTAATGTGTAGCGTGCTATCTACCGTAATGGCATGTCCCATTCCTGAGTTTGGACTATCTGGTGCTACTACTACGACTTCACCTATTTCCTTTACAACCGAAATTAAGGTTGCAATGCCTTTGGAGGTTATACCGTCGTCATTTGTTACAAGTATTAGTGGCTTCATTTTCATATTTTTTACAAAGGTAAGCTTTAGGCTAAAGAATGATAAGTTAGGATCAAATATTTAAGGATTTTCTCATTTCAGCTAATGGCTGAATTCAACAATAATGCATCTCAGCATTAAAGATAATTTTAGTATTTTTAGCTTATAAAAAAATCAATTCCTATGCAAAACAAAACCATGGCACCTACCATGAATGCTCATAAAGACATTCCTGGAAACCCCTCTACAGCCAAAAGTAGTAAAATTGCACTGAATGGTAGATCCAATGGAAAACCGCTCAAAGTTATGAGTGAAGCCGATTGGAGTTTTTGGAAAGAAAACGGATACATCGTTATAAAAAAGGCTGTCCCTAGCGAACAAGCTTCGGCAACTGCCGCCTTCTTATGGGAATTTGAAGAAAAAGACCCACTTGACCAAGTTACATGGTATGCACCTCCACGTGCAGAAATGCAGATGAAAGAGCTTGCTGGCACAGGAATGGTAGAAGTTTACAATCATCAATCGCTTTGGAACAACAGACAAACCCAACGAGTGTATGACGCTTTTTGCGACGTGTGGGGCACAGAAAAACTCTGGGTAACTATTGACAGAGCAAATCTCAACTTTCCTAATAGACCGGGCTTTGATCAAAAGGGATTCATCCATTGGGATTATGACCCAGAAACAAAGCCACAAAACGTACAAGGAGTACTAGCTCTAGCAGATCAAACGGACGAAAACATGGGTGGTTTTCAGTGTGTGCCTTGGTTGTATCAAAATTTTGACGAATGGGTAAAAACACAGCCAGCAGATAAAAACAATTTTCAACCAGATATGACTGAATTGGAAAATAAGCTGGTAAAAGTAAAGCTTGAGGCTGGAGACCTGCTCATTTTCAACAGTCAATTGGCTCACGGAATCCGTCCTAATAAGTCCGAAGACAAAGTGAGAATCGCTCAATACATCTCCATGATGCCCGCAGAAGAGGAAAATGAAAACCTAAAAGAATGGAGAATCAACTCTTGGAAAAATCGCATCGCTCCAGAAGGCTACGCTTTCCCTGGCGATCCTCGAAATTGGGAAAAAGAGAAATTTGAAACAGCTCAGTTAAGTGATTTAGGAGAAAAATTACTAGGTTTAACCGCTTGGTGAAATACAGCAACATTTATCAACCCATTTAACCCCTCCAAAAATTGAAAAAGTTAAGTATTCTTTTGACTCTTGTCATGATGACAAGTTTCTCTTTTGCACAAAAAAAAGTTATTAAAACCCTCATTGTTGACGGACAGAATAACCATGAACAATGGCCCAAAGTTACCTTTATGATGAAGGATTACTTAGAGGAATCCGGGCGATTTACAGTGGATGTAATGCGTAGTGCCTATACTTGGAAAGGAGAAGAATTCATAGCTGCCTACCCTATAGATGGCATGCCAAAAACAGAGGCAACAGAGAAGTCCCAAAGTGATCCAAACTTTAAGCCCGATTTTGCAAAATACGATTTGGTAGTAATCAATTTTGGATGGAATGCTGCTCCTTGGCCTGCAGAAACTCAAAAATCATTAGAAAAATACATCTCCAAAGGTGGCGGATTAGTAGTTATTCATGCCGCTGACAACTCTTTTCCTGAGTGGAAAGAATACAATCAAATGATAGGCTTAGGAGGTTGGGGAGACCGTACAGAGAAGGATGGCCCATACGTTTATTATGACAATGATGGTAAGCTTCAAAGAGACATGACTCCAGGAAATGGTGGTTCTCATGGTCCTCAGCACGAATACACTATTAAAATTCGTAACTCAGAGCATCCAATTACAAAAGGAATGCCAATGGAATGGTTACATACAAAAGACGAGTTATATTGTAAGCTTCGTGGTCCAGCAGAAAACATGGAAATACTGGCTACCGCTTATGACGATAAAATCACCAAACGCCACGAACCAATGTTAATGGTCTTGAATTATGGAAAGGGCAAAATCTTCCATACGCCTATGGGCCATATTGATTACTCGGTAGAGTGCGTAGGTTTCATCACATCCCTCTTGAGAGGCTCAGAGTGGGCAGCAACCGGCAAAGTTACGCTTCCTATCCCAGCTGATTTCCCAACAAAAGATAAGAGTAGCAGTAGGAGTTATGATTGATGATTCAAAGCATTTAACAATGCTTTGAACAAGTAATTATATAGAAACGCCCAATAAAACTATCGGAATCAGGATGTACAAGATTAATTGATATTCAGGGTGGATGGTTTTGATGAAATATCTCATAAGATAAAGGCTTGTGCAATGAAAGTGTATAACGCTTTAGACAACGGATTGCAGCCGGACAATCGCTACGGAAGTGATTTATCAACGTTGTTTAACTATTGAGTTGACAAGGGCCGGACTAAATCATGCAAGAGAGTTGGAGCAAGTTATTTATTATTACGGAATCAACGTTGGAACACTTAGAGCTTATTTTGTAGTTGAGAACATTAATTTAATCAAGCCAGAGAGAAAAAAGATCAAAACTATCTTAAAAACCCAGATCATTTGGTAATTAAAACGATGTTTCTCCTGTATATTAA
This portion of the Spirosomataceae bacterium TFI 002 genome encodes:
- a CDS encoding Gnt-I system high-affinity gluconate transporter, translated to MPILIVTLGILLLVALVGYFKVNTFLSFIITALAIGFAMGVPAEDISNAIQKGIGNTLGFLVIILGFGAMLGKLVAESGAAQRISESLIKVFPTKYVQWAVLITGFIVGIPMFYSVGFVILLPLVFTVAATTRLPLLYIGLPMLTALSVTHGYLPPHPAPTALVESFNADIGLTLIYGLIVAIPAIILGGPVFASTLKKYNPKPLASLVSNKTFTDAEMPSLFISVFTALLPVLLLAGASALKYFVGENFVTEFLGDPIMAMIITIIVAIFTLGIFRGKSMEEVSQTLLEAVKDIAMILLIIAGAGALKEIFVVTEVSSYIGNALKTLPISPYILAWGIAAIIRVCVGSATVAGLTSAGIVAPLIVLSGADPNLMVLATGAGSLMFSHVNDSGFWLFKEYFNMSVKDTLKTWTVMETIVSVVGIIGVLILNQIIH
- a CDS encoding Enamine deaminase RidA, house cleaning of reactive enamine intermediates, YjgF/YER057c/UK114 family, with the protein product MTADEKFEALGLTLPPAPKPKGVYKPILVLGKEAYVSGHGPVRTDGTLIMGKVGSDLTIEEGKLAAQQVGLTILSTLKANLGSLDKIDRVVKILGMVNGAPDFGQHPFVINGCSELFAAIWGEEKGIGVRSAVGMGTLPEDISVEIEVLFHLKG
- a CDS encoding GH3 auxin-responsive promoter, with the protein product MAVLGNVLKGGIKVTSTLQNLRKPKPFAWQKKVLRKLTNKARNTQIGQKYGFEEVANKALFGEERAFYEVYKKNVPIYDYNKIYEEWWHKSRAGEKDVTWPGKIEHFALSSGTSEAASKAIPVTNEMNRAIQRTSINQIISLGNYKNLPSNLFEKGYLMLGGSTLLNKFETHYEGDLSGITQSKLPFWFSRFYKPGRKIAQEKNWEKKLEEITENARNWDIGFVAGVPAWMQLLFERIIARYQVDNIHDIWPNLTAFGWGGVSLEPYRKGFDKLMGKPIIYIETYLASEGFLAYQVRPNGGLQLVLNNGIFFEFIPFTQENFDEDGNMRATPETLMVDEVEENKEYALLISTCSGAWRYLIGDTIKFTNLDRAEIVITGRTKHFLSLCGEHLSVDNMNRAIDAVAAEFEIDVREFTVTGIKHPPLFAHQWYIGTNKEVDDKEVMLFLDNKLNDLNDDYAVERQHALKNVFVKTVPNEYFYEWMKAKGKEGGQHKFPRVLKSLQKDDWEAFLKIKHPEA
- a CDS encoding 5'-nucleotidase /3'-nucleotidase /exopolyphosphatase; amino-acid sequence: MKPLILVTNDDGITSKGIATLISVVKEIGEVVVVAPDSPNSGMGHAITVDSTLHIKKSPIFGDDIESYECSGTPADCVKMAKHHFLKDRQIDLVVSGINHGMNASISVVYSGTMAAAREASIEGIPAIGFSVDDFHYDADFSHLKAHIKLICETVLKNGLPKHNALNVNFPKKQDEAIKGIKICRQNEGFWKEEFDNRKDPYGRPYFWMGGAFINREPEATDTDVWAMENNYTAIVPCMYDMTNYKALEELTNWNLN
- a CDS encoding Ectoine hydroxylase-related dioxygenase, phytanoyl-CoA dioxygenase (PhyH) family; this translates as MQNKTMAPTMNAHKDIPGNPSTAKSSKIALNGRSNGKPLKVMSEADWSFWKENGYIVIKKAVPSEQASATAAFLWEFEEKDPLDQVTWYAPPRAEMQMKELAGTGMVEVYNHQSLWNNRQTQRVYDAFCDVWGTEKLWVTIDRANLNFPNRPGFDQKGFIHWDYDPETKPQNVQGVLALADQTDENMGGFQCVPWLYQNFDEWVKTQPADKNNFQPDMTELENKLVKVKLEAGDLLIFNSQLAHGIRPNKSEDKVRIAQYISMMPAEEENENLKEWRINSWKNRIAPEGYAFPGDPRNWEKEKFETAQLSDLGEKLLGLTAW
- a CDS encoding Trehalose utilisation translates to MKKLSILLTLVMMTSFSFAQKKVIKTLIVDGQNNHEQWPKVTFMMKDYLEESGRFTVDVMRSAYTWKGEEFIAAYPIDGMPKTEATEKSQSDPNFKPDFAKYDLVVINFGWNAAPWPAETQKSLEKYISKGGGLVVIHAADNSFPEWKEYNQMIGLGGWGDRTEKDGPYVYYDNDGKLQRDMTPGNGGSHGPQHEYTIKIRNSEHPITKGMPMEWLHTKDELYCKLRGPAENMEILATAYDDKITKRHEPMLMVLNYGKGKIFHTPMGHIDYSVECVGFITSLLRGSEWAATGKVTLPIPADFPTKDKSSSRSYD